The genomic interval ATAGTGATTGTTTAGATAGAGTTCCTTCCCGTAACCAAATCAATATGTGCCCAAAAGTATACAACCTTTTTACAACCACTTTCTTATCATCGCAACCTAACTGCAATGACCTTGatgaaatatacaaaataaatccACCCACTAAAATGCATCATTTGTAAAGATAACTCACTAAGTAAGTAATCCAAGTTGGttgttttaaaaagttttattatttttttaatgccATTTTTTTGCTGCCCCTTTACAGGTGGCAGCGGATCTTTGTGTTTAGGTAATTGGTAATTGGTAATTGGTAATATGTCATGATTATTGAAATAGGGCGTCGATAATGTACAGAGTAAATCAAtgataataaacaaaataattgaagAACGAAAACAAACTTCGGCTGCGTCCGTCTGTCTTGGCTTAGTTCGAGTAGGAACTAATTACGACTAAGTTGTTGTCAAAATCACTACGATACAAAATCACTTCTACAAGAATTCTCTAAGTAACCttaatgccacgccccccttaGCACCTGCACAACTCCTCagggggggcgtggcaccgaCTAAATCGAAAtacttttgttgtttgtttgctgatATCCCCCTATGGGGTTTTtagatatggatatggatatggatatggatatatatatatatagatatatatatgagggatcggatcggatcggttTGGATCGGTGGAGGCAGAGGACGGGGCGGGATAGGATAACCAGGGGGCGAGGCGGGAGGTTTCGGAGTCCTAGAAAACTTTGGTTAGCCctaaaattagttaaaaacttaacttagACATCCCTGTGCTTAGAAGAGTTTCATTACAGACTACGTTAAATTAGATGAGCTGCACACACTAGCTGCAACTCAGTGACCGCTGCTGAACTCGGCGTGGAATTCGATGATGCTCACATAGGTGCCAGCCACGAAACCCACCACGCCGAACAGTATCAGTCCGGAGTTCTTCCACAGCCGCCAGTTGAAGCGGCCGTAGCCGGGATCCTCGTGGTACACGGCCAGCTCAATGGTCGCTGGAACGATCATGCCCAGCGTACTCAGGCACACTGCTCCAATCAGCGAGATGAAGGGTCCCAAATTGGGCAGAGCCACTGCGATGCCGCCGCACAGAAGCTGAAAGGGATTAGGGTTTCAGTTAGAAACTAATTTGATTAGATGGGAAATTGTTTGATCCACTTACCACCAGGAAGACACGAAGTCCGTATTCACTGATGTTCTGCTTCTCCGGCCGGATCTTGTGCTCCAGACCCTTCCACAAAATCGTGACGGGCACGTAGAACTGCAGCGTGAAGGTGAAGaagatggcgatggcaatcATCAACTTGACAGACTGAGCCAATCTGAAAAGCAAAGATAATCGGAGTAAATAGAAACGATCTTCAAATGTAGAAAAGCAAATAACTCACTTGTCCTCCAGCGGCAGATTCAGCGTAATGCTGGCCTCGGTTTCTGGGCCGTACTTCAGGAAGCCAAAGAATCCAACCAGGGTGTAGAGGGCAATCACCAGACCCATGCCCAAGTTCAGCACAGATGGGCAGCCGATGAAGTGGCTGGGGTTCTTCATGTCGTTCTCCAGGGACATGACTACACCGATTCCCTCCAGAGCAAAGATCACGGTGCCGAAGAAGAGTGGCCATTCGGAGACACTGACAATTCCAGGTCGTTCCACGGGTGCCGGAATATCGGAGAACATGTAGATGAAGGTGATCACGATGCCCACGAACATCAGGATGTTGGCAATCATCGAGAAGGGCGTGAGGAACTTCAGGTTGCGCACCAGGCACATCAAGATCAGCGGTGCCGTCACGATCATGATCCAAACTCTAATGCTCAGCTCCGTTTCCATGTACACCCGGACGACCTGCTCCACATTGGTGGCCACGAACACCAGATagatgcagcagcaaccgAGCAAATCGATAACCAGAAACGTATTGACCATGAACCGGATGAAACGTGACCAGCGATTCAGGGCAGGTGGTCCGTCGAGGAAGGCCTGCTCCGCCACATCGGCGAATCCCATCATCGGGATCTTGCGCCGGCGGCACAGGATGTGGGCGCACTTGACCAGGATGTGGACGCAGTAGGTGCACAGGGTGCCCACCGCGAAGGTggccaccagtccgaaccacAATCCAGCGTGGGAGAAGGCCATGGGCATGGCCAATATGCCGGAGCCCAGCGAGCCCTTCAGCAAGTGTACAAAAGTCTCGAGATCCCTGGaaaaattttgattaattagtatttattgtatttaatttatttatttttaagtatttattgaaatatttaaatgtaatttataatCAACAAACTTAACCTGCTTCTTAAACTGATTTTTATTCGCAATTAAACCAAAAGGGGAACACAATTTGCGATTTTTAAAGTGCGTATCCAAATAGGAATTATCACTACTTAATTCAGTTTTAAGATTATTTATtactattaatatttattattattttcaatagtTTCCAtcttataaaatattacttaGAGGTGAAATGTATACAAAGAGTATACGCTCTTATTATCTAAAGACAGATatatacttaaataaatatagatcACTTTTTCGTTGCCAAAAAACTCTTTGAATCAAATTATTGTATACATGATGGCGTGATGCGCTGCTGCACTTCTGATTGTGGTGGAAATGAGGGAAATTAGGGATTTTCCCGCAAGCCACATCAATGACGTATTTATCCAATTAATCACTCATCTGCATACTTTAAAATACATCGTAGCAAATATTTCGTTATATTTTGGTTAATAATTATTCTAGTGAGCTATTGAGAAAACTGCAGTTCTCGGCATTTTGCTCTCACGCAgttgcaaatggaaaattgcaaattgcaaggCCTGGCGGATGCGTTTTTCTCTATCGAATGAAAACTCGGAGGGTGGAAGGCTGGGTGGATTCCTCATTCCACTTGCTAAACGAGTCGAGCAAAACATTTGTCGGCGCTTTCGTTTTATTAGCTCGTTCGCCCGAGATTTTCATCTGcgattttacttatttttagtTTGGAAAAAGTAGTTTGCCAAAAATGTCCAAGGCCAATgtcagttgcagttgcatttccGTTCTTTTCGCTTTAGATCGATGCAAAGTCAAAGTCATTAGATCGGTTAAAGGTCAATGACGCGGTTGGTGGTTTATAATTAAGGGGTTTAGTCATTGAGCACTTAATGGCTTGGATCAGCTGCTTATCGGGGGTGCCAACAAAAATTTGTACTTTTTAGGTTCTAAATACTAAGTAAGGACTGATATTACAGCATATATTGTAGCTGCCAGCAgaagtataaataaaacactttAATCTATCAGATATCGCAAAAGTCTATTCATGTTGTCAATTGTATTTACACTCGAGTAAATCtataaaacatatatatgaTAATTAGAAACATAAATGTCTGTTCAGCACTTAAGTCATAACCTTAAACGTTGGATTAAATGATGGTCAAAATTTTCTACTTTAAATCCTTAAAAATTTCGAATACCCCTTAATCCACTATATAGAAACTAAAAGCATTTATAATGTccttataaatttctaatcCCTTTTAATCCCCT from Drosophila yakuba strain Tai18E2 chromosome 3L, Prin_Dyak_Tai18E2_2.1, whole genome shotgun sequence carries:
- the LOC6533644 gene encoding proton-coupled amino acid transporter-like protein CG1139 isoform X1, whose amino-acid sequence is MSFHKSDSRTPLAPTEYTKIPTVAAGYGENEKPKGGKGGQPKFIRSDMADVPVQQAAGSTLPLVITRKKGDDSEDGNYNPFEHRKVEHPTSDLETFVHLLKGSLGSGILAMPMAFSHAGLWFGLVATFAVGTLCTYCVHILVKCAHILCRRRKIPMMGFADVAEQAFLDGPPALNRWSRFIRFMVNTFLVIDLLGCCCIYLVFVATNVEQVVRVYMETELSIRVWIMIVTAPLILMCLVRNLKFLTPFSMIANILMFVGIVITFIYMFSDIPAPVERPGIVSVSEWPLFFGTVIFALEGIGVVMSLENDMKNPSHFIGCPSVLNLGMGLVIALYTLVGFFGFLKYGPETEASITLNLPLEDKLAQSVKLMIAIAIFFTFTLQFYVPVTILWKGLEHKIRPEKQNISEYGLRVFLVLLCGGIAVALPNLGPFISLIGAVCLSTLGMIVPATIELAVYHEDPGYGRFNWRLWKNSGLILFGVVGFVAGTYVSIIEFHAEFSSGH
- the LOC6533644 gene encoding proton-coupled amino acid transporter-like protein CG1139 isoform X2 produces the protein MTLAVISGSGTACDTKIPTVAAGYGENEKPKGGKGGQPKFIRSDMADVPVQQAAGSTLPLVITRKKGDDSEDGNYNPFEHRKVEHPTSDLETFVHLLKGSLGSGILAMPMAFSHAGLWFGLVATFAVGTLCTYCVHILVKCAHILCRRRKIPMMGFADVAEQAFLDGPPALNRWSRFIRFMVNTFLVIDLLGCCCIYLVFVATNVEQVVRVYMETELSIRVWIMIVTAPLILMCLVRNLKFLTPFSMIANILMFVGIVITFIYMFSDIPAPVERPGIVSVSEWPLFFGTVIFALEGIGVVMSLENDMKNPSHFIGCPSVLNLGMGLVIALYTLVGFFGFLKYGPETEASITLNLPLEDKLAQSVKLMIAIAIFFTFTLQFYVPVTILWKGLEHKIRPEKQNISEYGLRVFLVLLCGGIAVALPNLGPFISLIGAVCLSTLGMIVPATIELAVYHEDPGYGRFNWRLWKNSGLILFGVVGFVAGTYVSIIEFHAEFSSGH
- the LOC6533644 gene encoding proton-coupled amino acid transporter-like protein CG1139 isoform X3; this encodes MSTPENKIPTVAAGYGENEKPKGGKGGQPKFIRSDMADVPVQQAAGSTLPLVITRKKGDDSEDGNYNPFEHRKVEHPTSDLETFVHLLKGSLGSGILAMPMAFSHAGLWFGLVATFAVGTLCTYCVHILVKCAHILCRRRKIPMMGFADVAEQAFLDGPPALNRWSRFIRFMVNTFLVIDLLGCCCIYLVFVATNVEQVVRVYMETELSIRVWIMIVTAPLILMCLVRNLKFLTPFSMIANILMFVGIVITFIYMFSDIPAPVERPGIVSVSEWPLFFGTVIFALEGIGVVMSLENDMKNPSHFIGCPSVLNLGMGLVIALYTLVGFFGFLKYGPETEASITLNLPLEDKLAQSVKLMIAIAIFFTFTLQFYVPVTILWKGLEHKIRPEKQNISEYGLRVFLVLLCGGIAVALPNLGPFISLIGAVCLSTLGMIVPATIELAVYHEDPGYGRFNWRLWKNSGLILFGVVGFVAGTYVSIIEFHAEFSSGH